CGAAAATTTCCTTTTTCACCGCTGGACACTTCCATTGAGAAGTTATACCAAATCCAGCTAATTACTCCCTTCATTCGCAACTCAATGATGCCAACCTAAAGTTATCTTTAGAATTTAGGAGTTCTTAGCAATTAAAAAAAAGATTTTATTTTCCTTGATTCACGAACGATTGATGCCCGCTTTATGGGTACTTCATGGGTATTTGTTTGTTTATCATAGAAGATTTTTTTATACATCTTTCTTAAGTATAGTGTAACAAAGTGAAGTTTTCGGGTAGATACTACTTCCCAAAGCTGGGTGTGAAAGTCATCTAATATCTCATGTAGGTCAGCCGATCGACAAATTGATCTTCCGGATTTCGATAAAATTTGTCTGTTCTACTGAAAAAAAGTCTGCCTTGGTACCGATGGAGAGAAGCAGGCAAACCTGATGAACTGAAGATAGCGTTAACAACTTGATTAATGACACGGGTTTTAATTCTGGGAGGAAGCGGACGGATTGGTAGCAATGTGGCGGCGGATATCGTCGCTCACACACAGGCGCAAATTACCGTTACTGGCAGAAACCCAATCGGGGCGCACGGTGTTGCAAGCTTGCCAACGTTGGTCAGCGAAAAGCTGGGATCGCAAGTGCAATTCCAGGTTTTAGATTTAGCGGATCGAGAAGTGTTGAGGGATGCGATCGCTGCTTGCGATCTTGTAATCCACTGTGCGGGACCATTTCACTACCGAGATGCCCAAGTCCTAAAAACTTGTATAGAAGTGGGTGTCAACTATCTGGATGTCAGCGATCACCCATCTTTTACTCGCAAAGCATTGGATTTCCGAGACGAAGCTGCTGCTGCTGGAGTTACAGCAATTATTAATACGGGTATTTTCCCCGGTATTTCTAATAGCATGGTACGCCAGGGCGTCGAGCAACTAGATGAGACAGAACGCATTCATCTGAGCTATCTAGTATCGGGGTCGGGGGGCGCTGGCATTACGGTGATGCGAACAACATTTTTAGGGCTACAAAGCCCTTTTAAAGCTTGGATAAATGGTCAGTGGCAGATAATCAAGCCGTATAGCGATCGCGAAACCATTGAATTTCCTGCTCCCTATGGTCGCATCGGCGTTTACTGGTTTGATATGCCAGAAGCCTTCACGCTACCCGACACTTTTCCTGTTAAAACCGTCATTACCAAATTTGGTACAGTTCCCGATTTTTACAATTATCTAACTTGGAGCGTTGCCCACTGGTGGCCCTCTAGCTGGCTCAACAATCCAAAAGTCATCGAATTTTTAGCTCGCGTCAGCCACCGAATGACAGATGTTAGCGATCGCTTCACTGGCATCGGTGTAGCAATTCGCTCTGAAGTCAACGGTTATAAAGATGATCAGCCAGCAAGTTATTGCTCAACTTTAGTGCATGAAAATACAGCCGTGGCAGCCGGTTATGGCACCGGCACCCTTGCCGAATTATTGCTAGCAGGCAAACTCAAAAAACCAGGCGTCTGGCCTGTAGAACAGGCACTTTCCACCGATTTATTTGAACAAACTATGCAGAGCCGAGGAATAAAAATTCATCATGAATGGTTAAAAAAATAAACGAATGTATCCTGCGGCAGACGGCATAGATGTAACTAGATAAGTACGATTCATTTCGTACTTAATAAATTGTGTTAGTAGTCCTATCTACTCGCGCATCATCAATTCTCACAAAAAGCAATTGGGAGGAAATTTTCATGCAACGAATTTTAGTAACTTTAAAACAAAAACTCCATAAAAATATTTTTGTTTTAAGTTTAATGACTTTAATCAGTGTGGCAAGTTTATTCATCGCCGCACAGCCTAGTTATGCAGTATTACATTCAAGAGATAAGCTGACATCAGACGACCGAGTTGACCGCGCCTATCAATATAGCGAAGCAACAGGTTTTCTTGAAGAGGATAAGCAGCAAAAATCAGCAAACCCCAATGAACCCTTTGACTATAGCGAAAAGGCAAACGAAAAGACTGTACTCAATTCCACAGAAAACAATAACGACTCTAATTTAATCGAAAAAGCACAAGACTTGATTCAAAAGGTCACAGGCAACGACTAAATCCAATCTTTAGCATTCTAAGAGTACGGGATTTTCAGTAAAAGAGCTGAATGAAACGATGTCATTTTTTAGTATTAGGTTGGGTTTAATTCCTAAACCTAACCTACAACAGCAGTCCCAAATGATTCGTTAAAGCGAGATACCCGACTTCTCTAAGAAGTCGGGTATCTAAACCACTGGATCTCACAACTCAAATAGGATTGCTATAGCTTCGTACCCCTAGCATTGCTAGCGATTAAAAGTAAAACGACCGTTCGCCTTTTCGCCATTAATTTCAGAGAGGATAACCACTTTATACTCTCCTGATGCTTGTTCGGGTAGCAAAACAGCGTAGTGCTTACCCTGAACATCGTATTTCATGTCTAAGGTTTTTTGGCTCCCATTGGGTAACTGAACTTGAGCCGTCACGTTGGCATTAGAAACTGCTTCGTGGGTGTCCCCTTTCTGTAGATATAAATCTAAGTGAGTGCCGTTCGCTTCTTTTTCAGGCACAAACTCTAAATGATATTTTCCTGTCTCGACGACTTTACCGCCTTTGGAGGGTTGTGAGTGATCGGGTTTGGCTGCTGTTTTTGAAGGAGAAACAGCAGGAAGATTAGTTTTCGCTTCTGTGGGAGTATTATCAGGTTGTGCTGCCTGCTGTTCCCCAGTGCAAGCTCCTAAAATAAGCACTCCGACACTTCCCAAAATAATTAAATTTGCCTTCAATAATTTCATTTTCTTTTCATGTCCTTTACGTCTTTGTGGTTTAAATTCTTCTTTTCGCAACTTATAGATCGGACACCGGATTTACCTGTTTCGGCAGCAAAACTTTGCCAAACTTGGCATACAAAGCGGGTAAAACTAACAGCGTTAACGCTGTAGAAGTAAACAACCCTCCTAACACAACCACCGCCAACGGTTGCAGGATTTCCTTTCCTGCGCCACCTCCCACGACCAGAGGTGCTAACCCCAAAGCGGAGGTAAAAGCCGTCATTAGAATGGCATTGAGCCTTTCCATCGAACCTTGAATGATTACTTCCCAAAAAGGCATTCCCGTGGCAAATTTAGCGTTGTAATTATCAACTAATAACAATCCGTTGCGAGTGGCAACTCCAAAGAGAGTAATGAAGCCAACTAGAGAGGCGACGGAAATAATCCCACCCGTTAGTGCTACTGAAATTACACCTCCCACCAATGCCAAGGGCAAATTAATCATAATCATCGCGGTTGAGGAGATAGACTTAACAGACAAGTAGATTAAGACCGTAATCACCACAAATGCGATCGCACTGAATATCAAGATGTTTTGAGTAGCGCGTTGTTCCGACTCAAATTGACCGCCGTATTCGATAAAGTAACCAGCTGGTAATTGTACTTGTTGTTTAACTTTGCCTCTGATTTCATCAACGACAGAGCGCAAATCTCGACCGCTAGCATTAGACGAGACGACAATTAAGCGGGAAACATTCTCGCGGTTGATGGTATTCGGGCCAGTGCCGTAGCCAATTTGTGCTAACTGAGCTAAGGGAATCTT
This portion of the Coleofasciculus sp. FACHB-T130 genome encodes:
- a CDS encoding saccharopine dehydrogenase NADP-binding domain-containing protein — its product is MTRVLILGGSGRIGSNVAADIVAHTQAQITVTGRNPIGAHGVASLPTLVSEKLGSQVQFQVLDLADREVLRDAIAACDLVIHCAGPFHYRDAQVLKTCIEVGVNYLDVSDHPSFTRKALDFRDEAAAAGVTAIINTGIFPGISNSMVRQGVEQLDETERIHLSYLVSGSGGAGITVMRTTFLGLQSPFKAWINGQWQIIKPYSDRETIEFPAPYGRIGVYWFDMPEAFTLPDTFPVKTVITKFGTVPDFYNYLTWSVAHWWPSSWLNNPKVIEFLARVSHRMTDVSDRFTGIGVAIRSEVNGYKDDQPASYCSTLVHENTAVAAGYGTGTLAELLLAGKLKKPGVWPVEQALSTDLFEQTMQSRGIKIHHEWLKK